In Prunus dulcis chromosome 1, ALMONDv2, whole genome shotgun sequence, the following are encoded in one genomic region:
- the LOC117617943 gene encoding vesicle transport protein GOT1, protein MVYELTEQKKIGLGLLGFGLFFTFLGVVLFFDRGLLALGNIFWLTGVALLLGFRSTWNLITSKANIKGSASFLLGLFFLFVRWPIVGIILEIYGCLVLFGRFWPSVKAFLYEVPMLGWIIRFLF, encoded by the exons ATGGTTTATGAATTAACCGAGCAAAAAA AGATTGGGTTGGGTCTCCTTGGGTTTGGTCTATTTTTCACATTTCTCGGTGTAGTGCTTTTCTTTGACAGAGGTTTGCTTGCTCTAGGGAAT ATATTTTGGTTGACTGGAGTGGCCCTTTTACTTGGCTTCCGTTCGACATGGAATCTCATCACTAGCAAAGCAAACATAAAG GGTTCTGCGTCTTTTCTTCTTGgtctatttttccttttcgttCGGTGGCCAATAGTTGGTATAATCTTGGAAATATATGGTTGTCTTGTTCTGTTTGG TCGTTTTTGGCCATCTGTGAAGGCGTTCCTCTATGAAGTTCCAATGTTGGGATGGATTATAAGGTTTCTTTTCTg A
- the LOC117615428 gene encoding uncharacterized protein LOC117615428, with protein sequence MELPELSLAPTQAHVVFKKSINGSNNPLESAESNTSRKRKLFQDHQLLKTEASFQTSVDLQLKDPLPLDWEQCLDLESGKMYYLNRKTSRKSWNWPMDQAVNLELNISTISGSSSDQRSSPSLKTIEEAKNEEQQSNMVALACFNCHLLVISLQVFSLLPQLQICPLTSNFHPTKL encoded by the exons ATGGAACTTCCAGAGCTCTCTTTAGCTCCAACACAGGCACATGTGGTGTTTAAGAAAAGCATTAATGGTTCTAATAATCCATTGGAATCAGCTGAAAGCAACACTTCTAGGAAGAGGAAGCTTTTCCAAGATCACCAACTCCTGAAGACTGAAGCATCTTTTCAAACAAGTGTTGATCTTCAACTTAAAGACCCCCTACCATTAGATTGGGAGCAGTGTCTTGATCTTGAg TCAGGAAAAATGTACTACCTAAACAGAAAGACCTCAAGGAAGAGTTGGAACTGGCCTATGGACCAGGCAGTGAACCTTGAGCTGAACATCTCAACCATCTCAGGTTCAAGTTCTGATCAGCGATCCAGCCCAAGCCTTAAGACAATCGAAGAGGCCAAGAATGAGGAGCAACAAAGTAACATGGTGGCTTTGGCTTGTTTCAATTGCCATCTCCTTGTCATTTCTCTCCAAGTCTTCTCCTTGTTGCCCCAACTGCAAATATGTCCACTCACTTCCAACTTCCATCCAaccaaattataa